Below is a window of Electrophorus electricus isolate fEleEle1 chromosome 1, fEleEle1.pri, whole genome shotgun sequence DNA.
atgtatgtttgtatgtttgtatgtatgtttgtatgtatgtatgtatgtttgtatgtatgtatgtatgtttgtatgtttgtatgtatgtatgtttgtatgtacgtatgtatgtatgtttgtatgtacgtatgtttgtatgtacgtatgtttgtatgtttgtatgtatgcatgtatgtacgtatgtttgtatgtatgtatgtacgtatgtttgtatgtatgtacgtatgtacgtatgtttgtacgtatgtatgtatgtatgtatgtatgtatgtatgtatgtatgtatgtttgtatgtatgtatgtatgtttgtatgtatgtatgtatgtttgtatgtatgtatgtatgtttgtatgtttgtatgtatgtttgtatgtatgtatgtatgtttgtatgtacgtatgtttgtatgtttgtatgtatgcatgtatgtacgtatgtttgtatgtacgtatgtttgtatgtatgcatgtatgtacgtatgtttgtatgtatgtatgtatgcatgtatgtatgtatgtttgtatgtatgtatgtatgtatgtttgtatgtatgtatgtatgtacgtatgtttgtatgtatgtatgtatgtacgtatgtttgtatgtatgtatgtatgtatgtacgtatgtatgtatgtatgtacgtatgtttgtatgtacgtatgtatgtatgtacgtatgtttgtatgtacgtatgtttgtatgtatgcatgtatgtacgtatgtttgtatgtatgtttgtatgtatgtatgtatgtttgtatgtacgtatgtttgtatgtatgtttgtatgtatgtatgtatgtttgtatgtacgtatgtttgtatgtatgcatgtatgtacgtatgtttgtatgtatgcatgtatgtacgtatgtttgtatgtatgtatgtatgtatgtatgtttgtatgtatgtatgtatgtatgtttgtatgtatgtatgtttgtatgtatgtatgtatgtgtttgtatgtatgtatgtatgtatgtttgtatgtatgtatgtatgtttgtatgtatgcatgtatgtacgtatgtttgtatgtatgtatgtatgtatgtttgtatgtatgcatgtatgtacgtatgtttgtatgtacgtatgtttgtatgtacgtatgtttgtatgtatgcatgtatgtacgtatgtttgtatgtatgtatgtatgtatgtttgtatgtatgtatgtatgtatgtttgtatgtatgtatgtatgtttgtatgtatgtatgtatgtttgtatgtatgtatgtatgtatgtttgtatgtatgtatgtatgtatgtttgtatgtatgtatgtatgtatgtttatatgtatgtatgtatggtgtgcAGTATACGCAAAAACTGAAAAGGCAAAAGAGAAATGCTGACAGGGATATTCTGAAGCAAGCAGTTTGAATGACAGACCTGTTTCctacactgagagcacagatCTCTGGGATCAGAAAGTCTGCGTTCAGCACGTTTaactttgtttgtgttttgtgtgtagaagCCGTTTCAGCATAAAAGGCTCCggcgtgtgtgtggagtgagacGCTCCCACCACGAGATGCTGTCGCTCCGTGAACACTGTGGTCTCCAGTCCCCAACTCAGAAGGGCTCCCTCTCTTGTGCTCTAATAACTAAAACGGCTCACTCTCCGAATCCCGGTGCTACGTCTCTACCCAGTAATAATTCACcgtctctctctatatctaaatctctctctctctttttccactgCAGGCGAGTTTCCGGACCGCCCTCTCAGTGCAGATCAATACCATTTTTGGGCTATACGGCCTCAGCATATCcacatccacatatacacagacgcgtgcgcagacacacacgcaggcacaaacacacacacacacacacacacacacacacacacacacacacacacacacacacacactcctccatctGCTTTGTGTTGAGCGTATCAGAGCAGGGACTGTGTCTCTCCGCAGTCTGTAGGAGGTGTGCTGAGATGCTTTAGAACCATTAGGCAGATATGAGCCATTAGAAAaagacagatagacacacacacacacacacacacacacacacattctctcacactctctctctctctctcacacccaggAGACCAGGCCCAGCCGAGGAAGGGAAAGAATGGAAGAAAGCGCTTGAAGTCAGGTCGAGCAGTCTGAGCCAGGCCGAAGCTAAATAATGGGTGCGCGCCAGAGCACTCCGGACCTTTGAGACATCATTCTGTGTACTTGTCCGGGCACCTCTCCGGACGGAGGACCGGACGATCTGTCTGTAGCCTCTTGGCCAGAAGACCAGGCCCCCCTGCCTGTAGTCACCGATGGGAAAGTACTGCCGCTAAGCCCTAATGACTAACGGCTGCTGTCTGCTGGAGTTTGACGGAGGCCCCGGATGAGTCGTAGGAGAGTGGAGGAATGagaaaggaggagggagagagggagaaaaataaaagagacAGTAATGAAATATCGCACGCGGCACAGCTGCCAGTAGTGAGAGCCCAGTTTGAGAACGACCCAGCCTCACACTCCCCTCACCTTTGCCCCTcttctacacaacacacacacacgtttaaccACACACAACATGAAGGATTATGTtcatacacacaacaccagaGTCCAATGCAATGAACGCATTACTATACGGCAATAATTTACTCCGGTAATTGCCAGTAATGCCTCCTCTTTTTGGATGGGCACTccaatgtaatacattttaaaaatccatttgagacacacacacacacacacacacacacacgtgtgtgtgtgtgtgtgtgtgtgtgaggcagttCTTTCTGAAAGCTGAGGAGGAACAGGCAGCCAGGAACAGTGATAACGCAAGAGCCATTTTAACCCTCCAGAGTGCTACACAGCTCAGGCTGGATACACAACTTGCTTAAAGCCCCCGTGGTCTGCGACCCTCATAGCACGCCGACTATTCTCCGGGCACCGTTCATTCAGTGTGAACAGACCCAGATGAGTAGTGGATCAAAACGGAGTGTTCAACAGGCTAAATGAACGGGGCATTTACACTCCGTGGAATGAGCCATTAACTAGACAATATGATggctgaatttttttttttttttttccgagcCTCTTACCTGTCCAATTTCCCCTCCATTTCCATCAATGCGTGGACGTTTGCAATCAGCCCCCACTGATTCAGCGAGAGAAGCCGCATTCTGCGCATCGGGCTCCGGGTCCCCCCTTTTCATACCCCGCACTGCCGAGGGTCCGGCGGCCGGGTTCGAGTGCACTCCTGGCATTGTATCCAAGTCCCTATCCCGGTCCATTATCCCCCGAGTAACGGGCAGCATGATGGATGCAACGTCGGTCGACATTAACATTGAAATTCACCGACGTTCGTCCTGCTAGGGGCTTACTTATTCGCTTTAGTACTGAATTATTTTAACCTTCCTGTTAGCCGTTTTGCTTTGGATCGACAATTCCTAAGTTTATCTAACAATTCTCTTAGGGTGTCTGTTAACAGCGCCCAGCCGTGGTTCAACGTTTTGCTGAGTTAATGTATCTTAAAACGAGTGGAAAACCGACGCATTAAAACTCGTTTTTAAAGATACTTCAAATAGCCCCGACTGCTGGATAATCTTGTAGTCACGTATCTGCCGTACTGTATCAAAGATCGCATTAGCTCGATGCGGATTTAATGCAACATTTGATGCAAATTCATTACAGGCCTAAACGCGAATAAGAGATTACAAAATATCGTAGCCTGCGCCCGAATCACTGCGGTCTGCCAAAGGTAAAAATGGAATGTGCTCCGAAATGATGACAAATAAAATGGGCAAAAGACGAGGAATAAACGAAAAATGTGTTGTAAACAAAGAACCGATTTGAACAATAAGCGTTCAAAGTGGCAAATATGCGCATATGTTCCAAGAATTGCTTGAGAGGCGTACGGAGGCTAAAGGGCTATTCCTCAAACATGGTCCACAGCCTACCTCAGTGGAAGGGCAAATTTCCTCAACGTTCTCCTAATCCTACAAAATTAGCCCGCAAGCGGAAAAAACCCCCTTTGGATCTAAAGATGGCTGTCAGGAGGAGACATTCGGAAAAGCGTGTTCATCGTCTCAGACCTCCATTCGTCCGTTACAGGCGATTTTTCTAAAACAAAGAAGTCGAGTCGTGTTTTGCTCCTCgatttcctttcttctctcgcctctttccctccctctcccaatCAGTTCGGTGTATTCTTGCGGCGTGTGCGCGCTACGGAAAGGAAACGAtgtcctccccctctctcccttccctggCGCTCTCGTTACAGTGTAAAAAAACCCCCCCGTCCGCCccccaacgcacacacacacacacacacacacacactacgccATAGTATGCTGGTCTCTGCAGTGTCGGGAGATCAACTGCgtcagattttttttgctctctggaACAAATTACTTGGATAGCCAACACTTAAAGAAAAAACTGCGTTAAAACATATTGTGCACTAATACTCTCAGATATTTTCAATGACCTAAAGGTTATAGATATCTTACAACAGCCATgccatgctttttaaaaatgcttaaatgtatacacatataaaaactCGTCAAGATGATTAActttatggggggggggaacaagATACCTTTGCAgttcaaacatttaatttattttcaacaaaATAACAGCTTACAATGTTTAGGGTGTGCTTATTTCTCCTAGGAGTAAACACTGAAGGCCCGGAttgcggtggggggggggggggtctcactCTGAcgttttcctctttttttagttttccctctttttttagttttcgcttgccccctggtggccatACGATGTAACCGCCAAGGTTGACTGTGTATGCGAGACCACGTGGTTTACGTTAGCGcgcttttgaaaaaaaaaagactttcacttcctctttctgtaTCCATTTAGGAAGAGCTGTGGTGTACAGTGGGCAGTTACTCTCATATCACAAGTGACATTTCTTTACAACTCACTGTGACTATATTTACAGTAGTCTGCTAACTGAAAACCTCACCTGATAAAGCTTTTTGGAAGCAGCAAAATAGCCTTTTCTTTATTTCCCCtttaatgactgaatgaatTATTGCCAAGTCACATCTGATTTAGGTTCTCTCCCTAAGAGCTAGTTCTTTACACAGAAAGAGCAGAATATTTTTCGAGACCAGCTGCAGCTACTAAAGAGCACCACCATGAAATCCAGGATGCAGAAAGGCAAAAATCCCATCCCCAGTCTTTAGGTGATTATCAAGGGTTCCAGTACAGTCAGCAGGCCTAGTTTGTCTTGAACCTGCTGCTTCAGAGCCGATGTGAAAATAATTACCTGGAAATCATAGCCGCATAATCACATCACAATCGGTGTTATCAAGGAGAGCTGGAAGCCGCTGTCCAGATGGCCACACACAAGTGCCAGGAGAAATGTAGGCACCTTGAGTTCCAGCAAAATGGGACAGTCCACACATTTGCattactggggggggggggggggtcataaataaataaatgtctgaaatgGAGCTGGAGACCTGGATTTGGGGAGAAAGGACCACAGGACATAAGAGCTTAGTATAGAAGCGCCTGGAAGAAATGATGTAGATGGTAGAAACAGCCATCACAGGGCACAGCTGCGTATGACTGTGCATAAATTCAGGCTGCAGGTAGTGTTAGTTATGAGGTTTATTTTGAACCCCGTTTGGGCTCGAACCCAATGCTTGTCGTGTATAGATCTAAAGTAGACTTGTACCAGAAGTATTTCCATCCTGATAGCTATACTTAATAGaactcattttcatttgttctaGCATATTTCCATTAATCAAGAAGAGTTAGATGTTTCTCAAACAATTTGCTTGTATTTCAGGATTCAGCCTTTCCCAGCCGGTATTCCAGTACAATACTGAAAATACTGTTATACATTAAGCattgcgcatatatatatatatctgccaCTGTATTGCAGTCTTGACTCCAGAAAGGTGTGTCTGTAAGACTGTAAGATGTTACACATGATTTACTCATTTCAGACTTGCATCACTTGTTTACTCAAAGTCCTGTGGTCTACTAGTAGTTGCGTCACTGGTATCAAACTGTACCCCTCCCATTATGGTGTATATTTATCCAAACATTTGGAATTAACAATATAGCGCCTCCTCTTCAGACCAACTTTGACCAATCAAATTGCGGTAGTATTGCTGCGCACTGTCTTGTTGCACAAAAAAACTGCACCAATTGGTTGTTGTCAAAATGGTGTAACACGGTCTCCCAGTGGGACATACTTATACTAGGGTGCCCCCGGTGATAGGACAATAAATTGTGGGTCAAAGTTTGGACAGAGTACAAAAAAAGCTACAGGTGGATTCAGCAAAGAGTGAACTGTGAGGGACAGGACAACCTGGACTTCTGTGGTCAGAGCTATTTTCTCCCATGTGCTGAGGTGAGTTTTCCATTGAAAGTTTATTAAACTGATAATTTAATAGAAATATTTAGACATCTTTAGTGATGTGTAATATATAAGCTTAGGCTAATGACCATTTAttcacattaaatgtttttatcctGTAGACAGGTGCAGTCAGTCTTAATGGAACTTTGTTCATTTTATCTTCATACCAAAATCTGACTAAAAACTTGATTTCTTAGGTGTCCTTATTTCCGAGAGATGAGTAACTCCTCTGCACTGCCCCTGAATGCCACATCCTCAGGCTGGGGCCGCTCACTATGGTACCAGTTTGACGAGTGCTCAGTCGCTGCTTATGGCTTCATCTTTTATTTTGGGGTGAAAGTGTTTAACCTGGCTGTGGGCTTCCCCACCAATGTGCTGGTGATGTGGCAGATAGCCACACGTAAGACAGAGGGCACCACGTCTGACATGTTTATTTTCAACCTCGCTGTTGTGGATGCCTTATTCTGCCTGATGACGCCCATCGACCTGATCAACCGGTTGTACCTGGATGACGCGGACATCTGGTACGCCCAGCGCTTCGCTTATGGCATCAAAGACATGGCGCCGTTATTCCTGACATGTGTCTGCTTGGACAGGTACATTGCTGTGGTCCATCCCATCGTGTTCACAGGAGTCCGCGACCGGCGCGTCCGGGCCGGGGTCTCGGCGGCGGTGTGGGGGCTGGTACTGGCGTACGCGCTGACCAAGAGCATCCTGGGCGTGATGAGCATGAACGAGGTGTTCAGCAGCCTCATCCTGTCCGCCTTCTCCATCATGGTCTTCTGCAACCTGTCCATCATCTGGGTGCTGCGCAGGAGTGTGGCGGGAAAGGAGCTCATGAACCCCATGAAGAAGAAGGCCTTCAAAATGGTCATCACCGTCCTGGCCATCATCGTAGTCAACTATCTGCCGCCGGTGGCCTTGATGCCCTTTGCTTCCACCTACTCGTTCGTGGACTTGCGCTGCAAGATAAGCATCTCCGTCTTCTCCATCATGGACCTCAGCAGCTCCATCGAGCCGATGCTCCACCTCTCCAAGATGGAGAAACCTGCATGCTGCTCCCATGCTGCAAGATGGAGAAACCTGCATGCTGCAAGATGGAGAAACCTGCATGCTGGTTCCAGGAACAAGCCTGCCAACATCAGTGTGTGAAAAGTCTATATGAGTGTAAATATGggaattttaattattatttcagattATGTGTCCTAAGGAATTAGACTACATGGGCAAAGGGggagttgttattattatatatgtaattatatgtaTCTAAAGATTACCATTTGTGCTTTATAGTAACAGTATATTTTCAGGACCAGCTCCTGCTTGTtcatataatcatattcatGAGATCATGAAAGCCAAATAATTAATTCGTCTCATCTAGACATTTTATCCACATGGCTGTATGTGACTATCTGAGGcttgccaaaaaaagaaaacagtttaacaAAGAAACTCTCTGTACAATCCATGGCCTCCTCATTCTACTGTTTCGATAAGAGCGAGGAAAGAGTATCACATGGGATAGAGCAAGCAGGACTTAAACACAGTCTCCGCCACTCTACCCTCCTGAGAACAACCAGTGTGAAACAACCAAACGTTTCAATCCAAGAACACAAGCAGATTGCAGGGACAGACCACCTGAAGTGACAGGGGGCTTCCTGACAAACAGGCTTGGTTAACATATCTAAACCCTGCTCAGGCACATTTTTAAGCAATATCACACACATGTATAGATGAGAGGGTTAATATAACTTAAGAAAGATATTGCACAAAAGTTAAGAGTCATGCTGTAGTAAccagtcacacaaacaaaatatatattaatatccTGACTTAGATGTGTTGCTGataagtgctctctctctctctctctctctctctctctctctctctctatatatatatatatatatatatatatcattgtatattttatatataaatgtatattgtaTCATTGGaacaaatatataatcattGTATATATTACATCAGTATATTTCTATATGACATACCAGTGTTTAGATTCTGGCTGTTTCAGGCTTCCATGCTCTGTTCCATGCTCCTCTCCACTCTGTTCTgttctcctgtttctctgtggtGATGCCATATTTTCAGACATATAATTCTGCTCTAATTAAGATGTTAATTAAAATATCTAGGGATTAATTAGGAGCTGATCAAGGTGCAATCAAAGAAGGAAAACAGGTGGGGCAAGCCCTGGTAATTGTGTAAATAAGTGATGCTACCTCCATAATTAACATGGAAAAACAATTAGATGGTATTATGCAAGTAATCCTATTGTACAGTATGAAGGACCTCAAAATTCAGAGTAAAATGGCAGACACTTCATAGTCCtatttattagttttatatttattttcctagtataatagaaaacaaaagtaagatgtgtattttttttaaagaataaagtaATAcccatgtttttttccctcagtgtCAGCAATATTGGTACACATGTCTTCTTCAAAATGTGTACTGATCATTTTTTCATAGTGGTGGAACAATGAGATTGAGCCTAGCCAAAATTAGTTTGGCATcctctgggggaaaaaacattaTTCTAaatttttattctgaaaaatatattaaatgccGCTTAGAACAACATGCATCCcagaaattacaaaaaataGAATGATCagaatacaaataatttatcCATGTAAACAAATTAACTTTACATAGTTAACAACACAATAGAAATACAAATTATGACATTTATATTGATTATCAGTTATATTTTGGTTACAGTTTCTCCACATTATATTCACATTCAAGAAGGATATCTTCTTTGTAATTCTCATTGTAATTCCTTCATTTGGTAGGAAGAGACACTACCTAATGAATCAACATCAAGTGTCCTGCTGCCCCATTTCTCACCAATCCAGAGCACCTCTTATAACTGTACAGACAGTGCAACTGCTACAGTACGTCTTcacatgctgctgctgttactgcCATTGACCAATTGTATCTGAAATAGATTAATTTTCTCCATTAATCTACACAGTGTCTACTGCAAAATTCCCTGAGGTAACCGATGCAGTGAGAATCTGATGTACCGGTTTAATCTTTTTATTGAACTTTGCTCTCAAATGCATGTACTGTAAATTTGGCTACACTATTGTCAATGTTTAGTACAAAAATCAATAGCACTAGCTGCTAGATAAAATGGCATAGTTAACTAAGGTATATCATTTTTGAATGTAAGATAGATTAGAGCAGGTATCAACTGATGtacaaacataaaaagcaaGAGAAACAAACCATTTTCAGTGTAGAGCATAATTCTGCTTAGTAAAGTGAAGTGcacatgtgaaaacatgttAATGCTATGAACTTGCCTTAcactgaaattattattaaagccactaaaactaaaactatttCAGCTTTTTTGTAAAAATTGCAACCATGGCCAACTCCTGCCAAGACAGGCAAAAAAAGTTACACAAAACTTACAGCAGCCTGGGTGATTTTGGAATGCATCTCTGTTAGGTCCTCAGGCATGGCTGGAGGGCCACTGGCAGAGGTCACGAACCCAGGGTACAGGTCATAAAACTCAGGCACTGGACACGTAAGACTCTGGGTAAGGTTGCCAGGACACGAAAGCAGCGGGATCAATTTAGCATGAGCATAGTCAATCTCATAGCCCTCAAATATGAGTCCCACTCCCCATGCTCCTAGGCTCTCCTCCAACAGCCTGACTACCCTTCGGGTTGCCAAAACCAATCGCTTATAATTCCCCTCCTCTAGTCGGAGGATGTTACTGGTTAGAGGTTTGCGGGGGATCACTACGGTCAGACCAGGCATGTTGGGGAACGGAGTGAGAAAGGCGATGTGCTCCTCGTCCTCCCATACCCTCCACTGCTGTTCCTCCCCTCGCACTATGCGAGAAAACAGCCCCACATGAGACGGGTCTCCGAAGAAAGTGTAGTCAAGGGGGGCATCCGGCGAAGGCAATTTCGCCCGGATCCGTTCCCTAATGTCCTCCAGGTTCCGGTCAGCCCAGCGGGGACCACTCTTCGAGGTGATGTATCCAGGGTCGTGTGGCTGGAACTCTTCCTCTGCTGCAAGATGAGGTGTCCACTGCTCCTGCAAGCCATGgaggggaaggaggaggagcctggCTGTGGGGGCCTCGTCCTCGGGCCT
It encodes the following:
- the LOC113580379 gene encoding G-protein coupled receptor 35-like, whose translation is MSNSSALPLNATSSGWGRSLWYQFDECSVAAYGFIFYFGVKVFNLAVGFPTNVLVMWQIATRKTEGTTSDMFIFNLAVVDALFCLMTPIDLINRLYLDDADIWYAQRFAYGIKDMAPLFLTCVCLDRYIAVVHPIVFTGVRDRRVRAGVSAAVWGLVLAYALTKSILGVMSMNEVFSSLILSAFSIMVFCNLSIIWVLRRSVAGKELMNPMKKKAFKMVITVLAIIVVNYLPPVALMPFASTYSFVDLRCKISISVFSIMDLSSSIEPMLHLSKMEKPACCSHAARWRNLHAARWRNLHAGSRNKPANISV
- the LOC113579509 gene encoding uncharacterized protein LOC113579509, whose protein sequence is MFMSLNPCCFMNRWAFKSSSFWWIALANILRRTSSTMTSPERHVIWKAGELEAYLHPSPWTPGATVVTHNPPRGHSSLFHLPEDSFLSLLLGARAVGRLLCERLGAQRCALVHRPEDEAPTARLLLLPLHGLQEQWTPHLAAEEEFQPHDPGYITSKSGPRWADRNLEDIRERIRAKLPSPDAPLDYTFFGDPSHVGLFSRIVRGEEQQWRVWEDEEHIAFLTPFPNMPGLTVVIPRKPLTSNILRLEEGNYKRLVLATRRVVRLLEESLGAWGVGLIFEGYEIDYAHAKLIPLLSCPGNLTQSLTCPVPEFYDLYPGFVTSASGPPAMPEDLTEMHSKITQAAIQLVNGSNSSSM